Proteins found in one Chondrinema litorale genomic segment:
- the msrB gene encoding peptide-methionine (R)-S-oxide reductase MsrB — translation MLTWKDVIHFAEKGNPEPDKRVEKTEKEWKSLLSADQYYITRQKGTERAFTGAYCESHEPGKYACTCCNTLLFDSTLKFDSGTGWPSFTQPVKDNAIKYEKDTSFGMIRVEVMCNSCDAHLGHIFPDGPEPSGLRYCINSASVKLLEKS, via the coding sequence ATGCTAACCTGGAAAGACGTAATACATTTTGCAGAGAAAGGAAATCCTGAACCAGACAAAAGAGTTGAAAAGACTGAAAAAGAATGGAAGTCTTTACTTAGTGCAGATCAATACTATATAACTCGGCAAAAAGGAACTGAAAGAGCTTTTACTGGTGCCTATTGTGAAAGCCATGAACCAGGCAAGTATGCATGCACATGTTGCAATACATTACTCTTTGACTCAACATTAAAGTTTGATTCTGGTACTGGTTGGCCAAGTTTTACACAACCTGTAAAAGACAATGCTATTAAGTATGAAAAAGATACCAGTTTTGGGATGATAAGGGTTGAAGTGATGTGTAATTCTTGTGACGCTCATTTAGGACATATCTTTCCTGATGGACCCGAGCCTAGTGGTTTGCGTTATTGTATTAATTCAGCATCAGTTAAACTATTAGAAAAATCTTGA
- a CDS encoding amidase, translating to MQRRKFLLDTTLGGFFILSGLSSCVSNEDKAVATKSIQSSSGGVSPFELEEITVAELQKSMESGEYTAKSITQMYLDRIAEVDQSGPELNSVIEVNPDALSIAETLDKERSEGKVRGPLHGIPILVKDNVDTGDKMQTTAGTLVLEGSIAPDDAFIIKQLREAGAVLLGKTNLSEWANFRSSRSSSGWSGRGRQTRNPYILDRNPCGSSAGSGVAVSANLCAIAIGTETNGSIVCPSSTNGVVGIKPTVGAWSRSGIIPISHTQDTAGPMGRTVTDAATLLGALTGVDSEDAVTSKSEGKVYKDYTQFLDANGLQGKKIGVLRSSMGFHEKVDKIMEEAFEAMKSQGAEIIDPVEIETSREYGRAGYQVLLYEFKDGVNKYLKGLGENAPVKSLKEVIAFNKANADRSMPYFQQEILEAAEEKGDLESKEYKDALEKVLKFSREEGIDAALAKYGIDAIIAPTGGPAWPIDVINGDHFGGGSSSLAARAGYPNITVPAGFINGLPVGISIFSGAYREPELIGMAYAFEQATKVRKAPKFIPTLKME from the coding sequence ATGCAAAGAAGGAAATTTTTACTAGATACCACTTTAGGAGGTTTTTTCATATTATCAGGTTTAAGCAGTTGTGTTTCAAACGAAGATAAAGCTGTAGCAACAAAATCTATTCAAAGTAGTTCTGGCGGAGTATCGCCATTTGAATTAGAAGAAATAACTGTTGCCGAATTGCAAAAAAGTATGGAATCGGGTGAGTACACTGCCAAATCTATTACCCAAATGTATTTGGATAGAATTGCAGAGGTTGATCAATCAGGTCCAGAATTAAATTCAGTAATAGAAGTAAATCCAGATGCTTTATCAATTGCAGAAACGCTTGACAAAGAAAGAAGTGAAGGAAAAGTAAGAGGGCCTTTGCATGGTATTCCTATTCTAGTAAAAGACAATGTTGATACTGGAGATAAAATGCAAACAACTGCCGGAACTTTGGTTTTAGAAGGTTCCATTGCTCCAGACGATGCATTTATTATAAAACAGCTCAGAGAGGCTGGTGCAGTATTGTTAGGTAAAACCAATTTAAGCGAATGGGCTAACTTCCGTTCTTCACGCTCTTCTAGCGGATGGAGTGGGAGAGGGCGCCAAACTCGTAACCCCTATATATTAGATAGAAACCCTTGTGGTTCAAGTGCTGGTTCAGGTGTGGCAGTTTCTGCTAATTTATGTGCCATTGCTATTGGTACAGAAACCAACGGGTCTATTGTTTGTCCGTCTTCTACAAATGGCGTAGTTGGAATTAAGCCAACAGTAGGTGCATGGAGTCGCTCAGGTATTATTCCTATTTCTCATACACAAGATACTGCTGGGCCAATGGGTAGAACAGTTACAGATGCAGCAACCTTATTAGGAGCTTTAACTGGTGTAGATAGTGAAGATGCAGTTACCTCTAAAAGCGAAGGGAAAGTTTATAAAGATTATACACAGTTTTTAGACGCGAATGGACTGCAAGGTAAAAAGATTGGAGTGTTAAGAAGTTCAATGGGATTTCATGAGAAGGTAGATAAGATAATGGAAGAAGCCTTTGAAGCCATGAAAAGCCAAGGAGCAGAAATTATAGACCCCGTAGAGATTGAAACCAGTAGAGAATATGGAAGAGCAGGTTATCAAGTATTATTATACGAATTTAAAGATGGTGTAAATAAATACTTAAAAGGTTTGGGTGAAAATGCACCAGTAAAAAGCCTAAAAGAAGTAATTGCTTTTAACAAAGCAAATGCAGACAGATCGATGCCCTATTTTCAGCAGGAGATATTAGAGGCAGCGGAAGAAAAAGGAGATTTGGAAAGCAAGGAATATAAAGATGCACTAGAAAAAGTATTAAAGTTTTCAAGAGAAGAAGGAATTGATGCTGCATTAGCAAAATACGGTATTGATGCTATAATAGCACCAACAGGTGGACCTGCTTGGCCAATAGATGTAATTAATGGCGATCATTTTGGAGGAGGTAGTTCTTCGCTTGCAGCAAGGGCTGGTTATCCTAATATTACTGTTCCAGCAGGTTTTATAAATGGTTTACCAGTGGGAATTTCCATATTTTCTGGTGCTTATAGGGAACCGGAGCTCATTGGAATGGCTTATGCTTTTGAGCAGGCAACAAAGGTAAGAAAAGCACCTAAATTTATTCCAACGCTGAAAATGGAGTAA
- a CDS encoding RNA polymerase sigma factor yields MEEIQAWNAFRKGDKLAFEKIYNDHIRILYKYGSRFTTDSALVEDCIQELFLDLWNKRDRIGDTDSVKRYLLGALRRRIIRKLQQKTPLNAHVDTENYDFQLEANLEEILINSELQDEKKRKVTQAFEKLSKRQKEVIYLKYYQELSYKEIEEALGINYQSVRNLLHNALKSIKAVLPQIINVIILLFINLFN; encoded by the coding sequence ATGGAAGAAATTCAGGCCTGGAACGCGTTCAGGAAAGGTGACAAACTCGCATTCGAAAAGATTTATAATGATCATATTCGTATTTTATACAAATATGGTAGTCGTTTTACTACAGATTCTGCATTAGTTGAAGATTGCATCCAAGAGCTCTTTCTCGATTTATGGAATAAAAGAGACAGAATTGGTGATACCGACTCTGTAAAGAGATATCTATTGGGTGCACTTAGAAGGCGTATTATTCGCAAACTTCAACAAAAAACACCACTTAACGCACATGTAGATACAGAGAATTACGACTTTCAATTAGAAGCTAATCTCGAAGAAATCCTCATCAACTCAGAGCTGCAAGACGAGAAGAAAAGAAAGGTGACCCAGGCCTTTGAAAAATTGTCTAAAAGACAAAAAGAAGTAATCTACCTAAAATATTATCAAGAACTTAGTTACAAAGAAATCGAAGAAGCATTGGGTATCAATTACCAGTCGGTAAGAAACCTATTACACAATGCTTTAAAATCGATAAAAGCGGTATTACCTCAGATAATAAATGTAATAATATTATTATTTATAAATTTATTTAACTGA
- a CDS encoding FecR family protein gives MLNNSEKYRQYEAEDFAADEAFLAWVKSGKGGGDWESWLSVHSEKQQAVEQAKSLISLMHAKDTELDISQDKINNMWAKIQSGMHEDTVIEKETETPVIQLNQNNNSTSNNKNTWRYAMPAAASILLLLGFFWWWSSNTDKNFETGVGEQLAVTLPDGSVVTLNAESKISFNEQSWKDERKVDLDGEAFFEVKKGEKFTVETSQGNVRVMGTSFNVFERAQRFEVACYTGKVGVTNSKADIEEVLTPGNKVSIVNNKVQRSDFKPEGTVAWRTGVFRFEDVSLIEVLDELQRQYGFEVKVNTDIKDRKYSGSFTSEDLDEALKMICLPMELEYKIAEDSLLIVIEED, from the coding sequence ATGTTAAATAATTCAGAAAAATATCGCCAATACGAAGCAGAGGATTTCGCTGCCGATGAAGCTTTTCTGGCTTGGGTAAAATCAGGCAAAGGAGGGGGAGATTGGGAGAGCTGGTTATCGGTACATTCTGAAAAGCAACAGGCAGTAGAACAGGCAAAGAGTCTGATTTCTTTAATGCATGCAAAAGATACTGAACTTGATATTAGTCAAGATAAGATCAACAATATGTGGGCAAAAATACAATCTGGCATGCATGAGGATACTGTAATAGAAAAAGAGACTGAAACACCTGTTATACAATTAAATCAGAATAACAATTCTACTAGTAATAATAAAAATACATGGAGATATGCTATGCCAGCTGCGGCTTCCATTTTGTTGCTTTTAGGATTTTTCTGGTGGTGGTCATCAAATACCGACAAAAATTTCGAAACGGGAGTTGGTGAACAATTGGCTGTTACTTTACCAGATGGATCTGTAGTTACCTTAAATGCAGAATCTAAAATTAGCTTTAACGAGCAAAGCTGGAAAGACGAGAGAAAAGTAGATTTAGACGGCGAAGCTTTCTTTGAAGTAAAGAAAGGTGAAAAATTTACGGTAGAAACTTCTCAGGGAAATGTAAGAGTAATGGGTACTAGCTTTAATGTATTTGAAAGAGCTCAAAGATTCGAAGTAGCTTGTTATACAGGTAAAGTTGGTGTAACGAATAGTAAAGCAGATATAGAAGAGGTATTAACTCCGGGAAATAAGGTATCGATTGTAAACAACAAAGTTCAGCGAAGTGATTTTAAACCAGAAGGTACAGTAGCTTGGAGAACAGGAGTGTTTAGGTTTGAAGATGTATCATTAATTGAAGTGCTGGATGAGTTGCAAAGACAATACGGTTTTGAAGTGAAAGTGAACACGGATATAAAGGATAGAAAATATTCAGGGTCGTTTACTAGTGAAGATCTTGATGAAGCGTTAAAAATGATTTGTTTGCCTATGGAACTGGAATATAAGATAGCTGAAGACAGCCTGCTTATTGTTATTGAAGAGGACTAG
- a CDS encoding TonB-dependent receptor domain-containing protein codes for MKASVDKLKSKLYFVITLLILSVMGRVCPIQAQDKVEVNEEFNEAPLTEVIQKMKQNYNLEIAFEKAVIEEIKVNASIKNASLEKAWEYILDDTGLEYILLAKNRLVIRRSKNTEVKDSGLSVSENGNKFVLTGIIKDSETGEAIPYATVWLPDRKEGTVANQEGYFSLTASGVNPDSIRISHLGYQSNTISLQAFKQGLMEVQLTSSPAYLKEVEVSNTPPEIIDMNGESGQVTINPKEVSKLPQIGEKDIFRSLQLLPGISISNENASGLQVRGGLPDQNLVIFDGFTIYHLDHLFGFFSSINMNAVKDIRMYKGGFDARYGGRISSVLDITGKTGNKYKPSVNIGLNMLSADVTAEAPLSDKLTALVSFRRSYTDIVQTPLFDKIYNYAEFDVPELSVGFNRRNTPEDVDDNYYYYDVHSKLSWNPTEKDVISFSFYRGKDDYFQSENIWLKSLNKEAVETKSEDYILSNTGAGIKWSRYWNERLFSTASVGYSKYNKDYYTNISSSFMEYDSLNANSISIGRYNELKELAARLDFEYHLNTKNLVDFGVFLVNNDISYEDNVIGSSNTKILGTEGMQAGFFAQNTFKPVNNLSITAGLRNTYYSATNKFHLAPRLSLTWEMSSDLIFSASAGRYYQFISQAGSDLPNTFNQDFWVLAGNGDVSLLTAEHYQTGFLYKKNDWTAEIGFYYRNIDGLVRAGYQNLMDASALRSEWEFQRLIENGTGAAKGMDVYLGKQMDNSAISASYSLASVKNQFDQLNNGIEFYADNDQRHEVKLMYFLESGKFNFSLDWVYGSGLPYSSPTQIVSEEEEREGRYESVTRILYTDKNNERLPVYNRMDASLSYDLKIGKIFGNVGCSIFNLYDRDNVGSRSFIYDKQDIYNNNQEQQQIQRLFYYDQYLLGRSFSLFLNLKF; via the coding sequence ATGAAAGCCTCGGTGGATAAGCTGAAAAGCAAACTATACTTTGTTATAACACTCTTAATTTTGAGTGTAATGGGAAGAGTATGCCCGATTCAAGCACAGGATAAAGTTGAGGTAAACGAAGAGTTTAACGAAGCGCCGCTTACAGAAGTGATCCAGAAAATGAAACAAAATTATAATCTGGAAATAGCTTTTGAAAAGGCAGTAATAGAAGAAATAAAAGTAAATGCCAGCATTAAAAATGCTTCTTTAGAAAAAGCCTGGGAATACATTTTAGATGACACCGGACTTGAATACATACTGTTGGCAAAGAATAGATTAGTAATAAGAAGAAGTAAAAATACTGAAGTAAAAGATTCCGGTTTATCGGTTTCCGAAAACGGGAATAAGTTTGTATTAACTGGTATTATAAAAGATAGTGAAACAGGAGAGGCAATACCATATGCGACAGTATGGTTGCCAGACAGAAAAGAGGGGACAGTGGCAAATCAGGAAGGATATTTTTCCTTAACAGCCAGTGGTGTAAATCCAGATAGTATTAGAATTAGCCATTTGGGTTATCAATCTAATACCATCAGTCTTCAGGCTTTTAAGCAGGGTTTAATGGAAGTACAACTTACCAGTTCTCCCGCTTATTTAAAAGAAGTAGAGGTTTCAAATACACCACCTGAGATTATCGATATGAATGGTGAGTCGGGGCAGGTAACTATAAATCCGAAAGAGGTTTCTAAGTTACCGCAAATTGGAGAGAAAGATATTTTCAGAAGTTTACAACTGTTACCGGGTATTAGTATTTCTAACGAAAACGCTTCGGGCTTGCAAGTTAGAGGAGGGTTACCCGATCAGAACCTGGTTATTTTTGATGGTTTTACTATTTATCACCTAGATCACCTTTTTGGTTTTTTCAGCTCAATTAACATGAATGCTGTAAAAGACATAAGAATGTACAAAGGTGGTTTCGATGCCAGATATGGTGGTAGAATATCCAGCGTATTGGATATCACCGGAAAAACAGGAAATAAATACAAACCTTCTGTGAATATAGGTTTAAATATGCTGAGTGCCGATGTTACAGCTGAAGCACCATTAAGCGATAAACTTACTGCACTAGTTTCTTTCAGAAGGTCATATACAGATATAGTGCAGACGCCGCTCTTTGACAAGATATATAATTACGCAGAGTTCGATGTACCAGAGCTTAGTGTAGGTTTTAACAGGAGGAACACACCTGAAGATGTAGATGATAATTACTACTATTATGATGTACATTCTAAACTCAGCTGGAATCCGACTGAAAAAGATGTAATTTCTTTTAGCTTCTACAGAGGTAAAGACGATTATTTCCAAAGTGAAAATATTTGGCTTAAGTCTCTAAACAAAGAAGCAGTAGAAACAAAATCTGAAGACTATATACTATCAAATACTGGTGCAGGTATAAAATGGAGTAGATACTGGAACGAAAGACTATTTAGTACAGCGAGTGTAGGATATTCTAAATACAACAAAGATTACTACACTAATATTTCTAGCTCCTTTATGGAATACGACAGTTTAAATGCTAACAGTATTTCAATAGGGAGATATAATGAACTGAAAGAGCTTGCGGCCAGGCTTGATTTTGAATATCATCTGAACACTAAAAATCTGGTTGACTTCGGAGTATTCCTTGTGAATAATGACATCAGCTATGAAGACAATGTAATAGGTAGTAGTAATACAAAAATATTAGGAACTGAAGGTATGCAGGCAGGTTTTTTTGCCCAGAATACTTTTAAGCCAGTTAATAATTTAAGTATTACAGCCGGTTTAAGGAACACCTATTACTCAGCCACTAACAAATTCCACCTTGCTCCCAGATTATCATTAACCTGGGAGATGTCATCAGATTTAATATTTAGTGCGTCAGCTGGTAGATATTATCAGTTTATAAGTCAGGCCGGAAGCGATTTACCAAATACCTTTAATCAGGATTTTTGGGTGCTTGCAGGAAATGGAGATGTTTCTTTGTTAACTGCCGAGCATTATCAAACAGGTTTCTTATATAAGAAAAATGACTGGACTGCAGAAATTGGGTTTTATTACAGAAACATAGATGGACTGGTAAGAGCAGGATATCAAAACCTAATGGATGCAAGTGCTTTGCGCTCAGAATGGGAGTTTCAAAGATTGATCGAAAATGGAACTGGAGCTGCAAAAGGGATGGATGTTTATCTTGGTAAACAAATGGATAATTCAGCTATTTCAGCATCTTATAGTTTAGCAAGTGTAAAAAACCAGTTTGATCAATTAAATAATGGTATAGAATTCTATGCAGATAACGATCAGCGACATGAAGTTAAATTGATGTACTTTTTGGAGTCGGGTAAATTTAATTTTTCACTAGACTGGGTATATGGATCAGGCTTGCCTTATTCGTCACCTACCCAAATAGTTTCTGAAGAAGAAGAAAGGGAGGGAAGATATGAATCTGTAACCAGAATTTTATACACCGATAAAAACAATGAGCGTTTGCCAGTCTATAATAGAATGGATGCTTCTTTAAGCTACGATTTAAAAATAGGTAAGATTTTCGGAAATGTTGGATGTTCTATATTCAACCTTTACGATAGAGATAATGTAGGTAGTAGGTCTTTCATTTACGATAAACAAGATATTTATAATAACAACCAGGAGCAGCAGCAGATACAGCGTTTGTTTTATTATGACCAGTATTTGTTAGGACGATCGTTCAGTTTATTCCTGAATTTGAAATTTTAA
- a CDS encoding M28 family metallopeptidase → MNFKNVSLSITFLFAVVFTSCNKGEEKPQTSKITADEISYYLKTLASDDFEGRKPFTEGETKTLNFLESEFKKMGLEPGNRDSYFQEVPMVETTGIPAETMEVKGAESFTFKVKDDFIVYTERETEKASLNKSELVFCGYGIVAPEYNWNDYEGIDMKGKTAVVLVNDPGFGSEDSTFFKGNIMTYYGRWTYKYEEAARQGAEGIIIVHETRSAGYPWSVVANSWSGAKLNLVSEDKGASKCAIQGWITLKTAAQLFKAAGIDNYTGKAATPGFKPESMGMSVSVSLENKLQYDESKNVLAKITGSNKADEVILYSAHWDHLGIGLAIDNDSIYNGALDNASGVACMMAIAQNIKKSGIKPERTILFNIVTAEEQGLLGSAYYVSHPVYPIEKTVANLNMDMMAAFGEMKDLTVIGYGQSELEDYAEEIAKTQGRYIMPNQHPGAGLFFRSDHFNFAKVGIPAFFASGAYEHKEKGKEYAKEQMNNFTSNDYHRPSDEYRPETQDLGGMVQDAELYMDLGLKLANEPIYPKWKDGSEFKQMRP, encoded by the coding sequence ATGAATTTTAAAAACGTTAGTTTAAGCATAACCTTTCTATTTGCTGTTGTTTTTACTTCTTGCAATAAAGGAGAAGAGAAACCACAAACTAGTAAGATCACTGCCGACGAAATATCTTACTACCTCAAAACTCTGGCATCAGACGATTTTGAAGGTAGAAAACCATTTACAGAGGGCGAAACTAAAACCCTAAACTTTCTGGAAAGTGAGTTTAAGAAAATGGGCTTAGAGCCAGGAAATAGAGACAGCTATTTTCAGGAAGTACCAATGGTAGAAACTACCGGTATACCCGCTGAAACTATGGAAGTAAAAGGGGCAGAATCTTTTACTTTTAAGGTGAAGGATGATTTTATCGTGTATACAGAAAGAGAGACTGAAAAGGCATCATTAAACAAGTCTGAACTTGTTTTTTGTGGATATGGAATAGTTGCACCAGAATACAATTGGAACGATTACGAAGGTATTGATATGAAGGGTAAAACAGCAGTTGTATTGGTAAACGACCCCGGTTTCGGTAGTGAAGACAGCACCTTCTTTAAAGGAAATATTATGACCTACTATGGCAGATGGACATACAAATACGAAGAAGCTGCCAGACAGGGTGCAGAAGGGATCATCATCGTTCATGAAACTCGCTCAGCAGGTTATCCGTGGAGTGTGGTTGCCAACTCATGGTCTGGAGCAAAGCTTAATCTGGTTAGCGAAGATAAAGGAGCTTCGAAATGTGCCATTCAAGGTTGGATAACTCTTAAAACTGCTGCGCAACTTTTTAAAGCAGCAGGTATTGATAATTACACTGGTAAAGCAGCCACACCGGGTTTTAAACCAGAATCTATGGGTATGTCGGTTTCTGTTTCGTTGGAAAATAAACTTCAATATGATGAATCTAAAAATGTTTTAGCCAAAATAACTGGTAGCAATAAAGCCGATGAAGTAATTCTTTACAGTGCACATTGGGATCACTTAGGAATTGGTTTAGCTATTGACAATGATTCAATATATAATGGTGCACTTGATAATGCGAGCGGTGTAGCTTGTATGATGGCAATCGCTCAAAACATTAAAAAATCTGGAATAAAACCAGAGAGAACAATCTTGTTTAATATTGTTACTGCCGAAGAACAAGGCTTATTAGGTTCAGCTTATTATGTTTCCCATCCTGTATATCCAATAGAAAAAACTGTGGCAAACCTTAATATGGATATGATGGCTGCATTTGGAGAAATGAAGGATTTAACGGTGATAGGTTATGGACAATCTGAGCTAGAAGATTATGCAGAAGAAATTGCTAAAACACAAGGTAGATATATAATGCCAAATCAGCATCCGGGAGCAGGATTGTTCTTTAGATCAGATCATTTCAACTTTGCCAAAGTAGGTATTCCTGCATTTTTTGCAAGTGGTGCTTACGAGCATAAAGAAAAAGGGAAGGAATATGCAAAAGAGCAAATGAATAACTTTACATCTAACGATTATCATAGACCGTCAGACGAATACAGACCTGAAACACAGGATTTAGGTGGTATGGTACAAGATGCAGAATTATATATGGATTTAGGATTAAAGTTGGCTAATGAACCAATTTACCCAAAATGGAAAGACGGTTCTGAATTTAAACAGATGAGGCCGTAA
- a CDS encoding sensor histidine kinase, whose amino-acid sequence MIKPELPENESERLKALEAYQILDTEPELEFEDITSIASQICGTPISLITLLDSNRQWFKSKRGIDISETPRDIAFCAYSVLEPNKLLIVNDATNDERFKENPLVKGDPHVIFYAGAPLVTPTGYPLGTLCVIDNKPNSINEEQKKALTSLARQVVIQLELKRVIKQQIDAQQMLKKANEELNKFAYIASHDIKNPLQSMIALSDIIFDDHAHQLDDEGKRLFSLLQQSANNLSLLVDEILEYSKLPDIINLNKEHINTEVLVKQLFNLLKKTEDVQLNIKSPLPVIHSNRMALTQVFQNLMSNAIKYNNSKNPEIKIKCTVNKDFYIFAVKDNGTGIPKKHQANIFEMFQTLGKKDRFGKKGTGIGLATVKKLVESMGGEIKLESKQNKGSTFIFSIKK is encoded by the coding sequence ATGATAAAACCGGAGCTACCAGAGAATGAAAGTGAGAGGTTAAAGGCATTAGAAGCATATCAGATACTCGATACAGAGCCAGAGCTAGAGTTTGAAGATATTACATCTATAGCTTCTCAAATATGCGGAACACCTATATCTCTTATTACTCTTTTAGATTCAAATAGACAGTGGTTTAAATCTAAAAGAGGTATTGATATTTCAGAAACACCCAGAGATATAGCATTTTGTGCATATTCTGTTTTAGAACCTAATAAATTATTAATAGTAAATGATGCGACAAACGATGAGCGATTTAAAGAAAACCCTTTGGTAAAGGGAGACCCACATGTGATATTTTATGCCGGTGCACCTCTGGTAACACCTACAGGTTACCCACTGGGTACATTATGTGTGATTGACAATAAACCCAACTCTATTAATGAAGAGCAGAAAAAAGCATTAACCTCACTTGCTAGACAAGTTGTAATTCAGCTTGAGTTAAAACGGGTAATAAAACAACAGATCGATGCTCAGCAAATGCTAAAGAAAGCCAATGAAGAGCTAAACAAATTTGCTTATATAGCTTCTCACGATATTAAAAATCCATTGCAGAGCATGATCGCTCTAAGTGATATTATTTTTGATGACCATGCACACCAACTAGATGATGAAGGCAAGCGCTTATTTAGCTTATTACAACAATCTGCAAACAATCTATCATTATTAGTAGATGAAATTTTGGAGTACTCAAAACTTCCAGATATTATCAATCTTAACAAAGAACACATTAATACAGAAGTACTGGTTAAGCAGTTATTCAATTTATTAAAAAAAACTGAAGATGTTCAACTTAATATAAAATCTCCGCTTCCGGTAATACACTCTAATAGAATGGCTCTTACTCAGGTTTTCCAAAACCTGATGAGCAATGCAATTAAATACAATAATTCTAAAAATCCTGAGATAAAAATTAAATGTACGGTAAATAAAGACTTTTACATATTTGCTGTAAAAGACAATGGAACAGGCATTCCCAAAAAACATCAAGCCAACATCTTTGAAATGTTCCAGACACTGGGTAAGAAAGATCGTTTTGGGAAAAAAGGCACAGGTATAGGACTTGCCACGGTAAAAAAACTAGTAGAAAGTATGGGTGGAGAGATTAAATTGGAGTCTAAACAAAATAAGGGAAGTACATTTATTTTTAGCATTAAAAAGTAA